GCAGCATCTGTCGTGATCTGCGGATCAACAGCAACGGCCGTCGTTTCATCAGCAACATCGCGTGTCGCAGCGGCAGACGCGGCGGTGCTGGCAGTTGGCGCAGTCCCTGCCCCGACACCAGCCGTACCAGCCTCGACCGGACCGGACGCAGGTTCACGCCAGCCCAACATCAAGATGATGGCGACGATAATCGCGATTACAATTGCAAGAAAAAGGGCGCCCAGAAAACTCCAGTCGAACACCACAAAGGATAGCGCACCGCCGATAAAGCCGAACAGGCCGGCGACGACGAGGATACCCATACTTATTGGCGCAGTATTATTCATAGCAGTCTAATCTCCATACAAGCGGCGTGTGTTACCACCATCTTAACAGCTAGGGATCGGGCGCAAACTGCACCTTTCATCCCCCCACGGGGCATAGATAGCCCATTTGTGCGGAATCTGATAAGAAAATGTGAATTCATACAGGCCGCCGCCTGTTGCGATTACTCCTCTGCGAAGGCTTTGGCCTGAGAAACCCAGTCATCCCGAATGATCCGGCCTTTGAATTTCAGGCGATTATCGACCCACTGAATTTCGTCGGACGTCCATTTGGCGATCTGATCAAAATGGTAGAAACCAAGGTCGTTCAACACGCCTTCCAGTTTCGGGCCAACACCGCTTATCCGTTTCAGATCATCTGCCCCGCCTGCACGGGCTGCGGTCAGAACCTCTGGTTGCTTTTCAGGACCGTCTGCCGCAGCGACAGGCGCTGGCGCTGCTTTGGCCTTAGCGGCAGCATCGGTCTTACCCTTTGTCGCAGCAGGCTTTGCGGCCGGTTTTGTTTTTGGCTTCGCCTTTGACACGGGTGTATTTTCCGCATCGGCGATTTCTTCTTTGCGTCGTTCTTCGGCTGCGCGCGCTGCTGGCGTTTTCTTCGCATCAGCCGCATTTTCAGCAGCTGTTTTCTTTGGCGCAGCTTTCTTTTTTGCGGCAGGTTTGGTTTTCACTTCACCATCCAACCAAGGCGTCAAAATCGGCACTTCGGTTCCATCGATCCGTTTGACCGTATCGCCGATGTCTGTCGCCAATTGCACAGATGCGTTGTATTTGGTTTTGCCGCTATCGTATTCAGTCAACGATGTCAGACCCTTAAGCGGTTCAGCCGCGTAACGGCCGTTCTGCGGACCCGGTGTCGGGACCTTGCCGGCAGCCAGTTCGTCGATGATTTCGGACAGGCGTTCAGCGGTTAGGTCTTCGTAGTAGTCTTTGCCGATCTGAGCCATTGGCGCGTTTGCGCAAGAGCCCAAACATTCGACTTCTTCCCATGAAAACTTACCGTCGGCGGACAGTGCATGCGCTTTATCCGCGATCTTGTCTTTGCAGACACCGATTAGATCTTCCGCGCCGCAGATCATGCAAGATAGCGTGCCGCAGACCTGAATATGCGCCACAGTACCAACAGGTTGTAGCTGGAACATGAAGTAGAACGATGCCACTTCGAGCGCTCGGATGTAGGCAAGGCCCAGCATTTCCGCAACATATTCAATCGCCGGACGAGTCAACCAACCTTCCTGTTCCTGCGCACGCCACAGGATAGGAATAATCGCAGATGCCTGCCGCCCTTCTGGGTATTTCGTCGTCTGAGCTTCGGCCCATTTCTGGTTCTCAGGCGTGAAGGCGAAGCTTTCGGGCTGATCAGGGTGTAGTCTACGCAGCATCTTAGGTCTTCCGGTTCAGATCGGGGCAGCAGCCGTTAGCAGGCCGCAGGCCGTTAAATACAGTTGTTTGACGACAGACGGACAGTGTCCGTGCCATCCGGCGCAAGTACGCCATCAGTTTCAAGTGCGACGGTCAGTGTCGCAAGCTGGTCTTGGTTGATCGAAGCTTGGGACATGATCGGACCAATTGTTGCGATGTTGATCACGCAGCCGTTGGCTTCGATCGCCGCGACAAAGCGTTCTTTGTCCGACAGTTGACGTGTCGGTGCTGACGCTTCTTGCGTGCCGGAACACGCCACCAATGACAGGGCGGCAATAATAGCAAATCCGGATTTCATCATGATCTTCATCCCCTACTCTTTATAAAAATCAGCGGTCAATTTCACCGAACACGACGTCCATCGTCCCGATGATCGCGGCAACGTCAGCCAGCTGGTGGCCCGTTGCGACGTGATCCATCGCCTGCAGGTGCAGGAAGCCCGGCGCACGCAATTTCGCGCGGTACGGTTTGTTGGACCCGTCCGCCACGAGGAACACGCCGAATTCGCCTTTTGGTGCTTCAACAGCCGCGTAGGTTTCACCTGCTGGGACGTGGAACCCTTCGGTGTATAGTTTGAAGTGGTGGATCAACGCCTCCATCGACGTTTTCATCTCGCCACGTGTTGGCGGTGTCATTTTACCGCGTGCCATCACGTCACCCTTTTCATGGCGCAGCTTTTCGCAGGCCTGACGGATGATGTGGGTCGACTGGCGCATTTCTTCCATGCGGCACAGGTAACGGTCGTAGCAGTCGCCGTTTTTGCCCACAGGCACTTGGAATTCGAATTCATCGTAGCATTCGTAAGGCTGCGCGCGGCGCAAATCCCATGCGAGCCCAGAGCCGCGAACCATCACGCCCGAGAAACCCCAGTCTTGAATTTCTTCTTCGGTCACAACGCCGATATCGCAGTTCCGCTGTTTGAAAATCCGGTTTTCGGTCAGCAGCCCGTCGATGTCGTCGATAACGCGCGGGAATTCCACGGCCCATTGGTCGATGTCTTCGATCAACTGATCTGGCAGGTCCTGATGCACCCCACCCGGACGGAAATAAGCGGCATGCAAACGCGCACCACAGGCGCGTTCGTAGAACACCATCAGCTTTTCGCGCTCTTCAAAGCCCCAAAGCGGTGGCGTCAGCGCACCCACGTCCATCGCCTGTGTCGTGACGTTCAGCAGGTGGTTCAGCACGCGGCCAATTTCGGAATAAAGCACACGGATCAGTGACGCACGACGCGGCACTTCGGTGCCTGTCAGCTTTTCAATTGCAAGACACCAAGCGTGTTCTTGGTTCATCGGCGCCACGTAGTCGAGACGGTCGAAGTACGGCAGGTTTTGCAAGTACGTCCGGCTTTCCATCAGCTTTTCAGTGCCACGGTGCAGCAGGCCGAT
The Rhodobacteraceae bacterium S2214 genome window above contains:
- a CDS encoding NADH-quinone oxidoreductase subunit E, which encodes MLRRLHPDQPESFAFTPENQKWAEAQTTKYPEGRQASAIIPILWRAQEQEGWLTRPAIEYVAEMLGLAYIRALEVASFYFMFQLQPVGTVAHIQVCGTLSCMICGAEDLIGVCKDKIADKAHALSADGKFSWEEVECLGSCANAPMAQIGKDYYEDLTAERLSEIIDELAAGKVPTPGPQNGRYAAEPLKGLTSLTEYDSGKTKYNASVQLATDIGDTVKRIDGTEVPILTPWLDGEVKTKPAAKKKAAPKKTAAENAADAKKTPAARAAEERRKEEIADAENTPVSKAKPKTKPAAKPAATKGKTDAAAKAKAAPAPVAAADGPEKQPEVLTAARAGGADDLKRISGVGPKLEGVLNDLGFYHFDQIAKWTSDEIQWVDNRLKFKGRIIRDDWVSQAKAFAEE
- a CDS encoding NADH-quinone oxidoreductase subunit D, producing the protein MMDGDIRVNTYDDGSTDAVTGEQKIRNFNINFGPQHPAAHGVLRLVLELDGEIVERCDPHIGLLHRGTEKLMESRTYLQNLPYFDRLDYVAPMNQEHAWCLAIEKLTGTEVPRRASLIRVLYSEIGRVLNHLLNVTTQAMDVGALTPPLWGFEEREKLMVFYERACGARLHAAYFRPGGVHQDLPDQLIEDIDQWAVEFPRVIDDIDGLLTENRIFKQRNCDIGVVTEEEIQDWGFSGVMVRGSGLAWDLRRAQPYECYDEFEFQVPVGKNGDCYDRYLCRMEEMRQSTHIIRQACEKLRHEKGDVMARGKMTPPTRGEMKTSMEALIHHFKLYTEGFHVPAGETYAAVEAPKGEFGVFLVADGSNKPYRAKLRAPGFLHLQAMDHVATGHQLADVAAIIGTMDVVFGEIDR